A stretch of the Perca flavescens isolate YP-PL-M2 chromosome 3, PFLA_1.0, whole genome shotgun sequence genome encodes the following:
- the LOC114553037 gene encoding olfactory receptor 142-like, producing MNSTQVSYFTFAAYLDTGPFKYLYFMIVMALYIFIVTVNALLIVVICMNRSLHEPMYIFLCSLFVNNLYGSTGLFPFLLVQILSDIHTVSAPFCFLQIYCVHTYGAVEYLNLAAMSYDRYLAICYPLQYITRMTSKKIATLIALTWLYPLIACIVYSIYLHSHSRLCGNVINKVYCDGHSIVKLACSDSHIVNALGLILSFGVIFGSLIVIVYTYMNIFKVCFDGSKQTRQKAVSTCTPHLISLLNFSVGASFELLQSRFNLSNVTIIMRIFLSVYFLTFPPLFNPVMYGLKMSKIRVIGKSLMANVGY from the coding sequence ATGAACTCTACGCAGGTTTCATATTTCACATTTGCTGCCTACTTAGACACAGGACCTTTTAAGTACTTATATTTTATGATTGTCATGGCTTTATATATTTTCATTGTCACTGTAAATGCCTTGCTGATTGTGGTTATCTGTATGAACAGGAGCTTACATGAACCTATGTACATTTTTCTGTGCAGCCTTTTTGTAAATAATCTGTATGGTAGTACAGGGTTGTTTCCATTCCTTCTGGTTCAGATCCTctctgacattcacactgtTTCTGCTCCCTTCTGTTTCCTCCAGATTTATTGTGTACACACTTATGGAGCTGTTGAATATTTAAACTTAGCCGCCATGTCTTATGACAGATATCTTGCTATCTGTTATCCTCTACAATATATCACTCGTATGACATCTAAAAAGATTGCCACTCTTATTGCTCTAACATGGTTATACCCTTTGATTGCATGTATTGTTTATAGTATATATTTGCACTCCCATTCCCGGCTCTGTGGGAACGTCATTAACAAAGTTTATTGTGACGGCCACTCTATTGTGAAGCTGGCCTGCTCAGATTCACATATAGTTAATGCATTGGGGCTTATTTTATCTTTTGGTGTAATCTTTGGGTCTTTAATTGTTATTGTTTAcacttacatgaatatttttaaaGTATGTTTTGATGGTTCCAAACAGACCAGACAGAAAGCTGTCAGTACCTGCACACCTCACCTCATTTCACTCTTAAACTTTTCTGTCGGGGCCAGCTTTGAATTATTACAGAGCAGGTTTAATTTGAGCAATGTAACCATTATAATGCGAATATTTTTATCGGTATATTTTCTTACATTCCCGCCACTCTTCAACCCTGTAATGTATGGCCTCAAAATGTCCAAAATCCGTGTCATAGGCAAAAGTCTGATGGCAAATGTAGGCTATTAA
- the LOC114553036 gene encoding olfactory receptor 4D1-like produces the protein MINSTQVSYFKLAAYFDTGVFKCLFFLIIMCFYAVIICANVLLIVVICMNRSLHEPMYLFLCSLFVNELYGSTGLFPFLLVQILSDIHTVSAPFCFLQIFCLYSYGGVELWTLAIMSYDRYLAICYPLQYHTRMTSKKIAVLIALTWLYSFLVHILVVFGLTAPLQLCGNIINKVYCDNYSVVKLACSDTTANNIFGLVHMFTVIFALIILILFSYMSILIVCLSGSKQTRQKAFSTCTPQLFSLLNFSFGAFFEIVQSRFNMNYLPNMLRIFLSLYWLTCQPLINPLLYGLKMSKIRIVCRRLLFGGKR, from the coding sequence tcctgattattatgtgtttttatgctGTAATTATTTGTGCCAATGTTTTGCTGATTGTGGTTATCTGTATGAACAGAAGCTTACATGAACCTATGTACCTTTTTCTGTGCAGCCTGTTTGTAAATGAACTGTATGGTAGTACAGGGTTGTTTCCATTCCTTCTGGTTCAGATCCTctctgacattcacactgtttctgctcccttctgtttcctgcagattttctgtttgtACTCTTATGGAGGTGTAGAACTTTGGACCTTAGCCATCATGTCTTATGACAGATATCTTGCTATCTGTTATCCTCTACAATATCACACTCGTATGACATCTAAAAAGATTGCCGTGCTTATTGCTCTAACATGGTTGTACTCTTTTCTTGTCCATATTTTGGTAGTGTTTGGTCTGACTGCTCCTTTACAGCTGTGTGGAAACATTATTAACAAAGTGTACTGTGACAACTATTCTGTTGTCAAACTGGCCTGCTCTGACACAACAGCCAATAACATTTTTGGACTTGTTCACATGTTTACAGTAATCTTTGCTCTTATAATCTTAATTCTTTTCTCTTACATGAGCATTCTTATAGTGTGTTTATCTGGTTCCAAACAGACCAGACAGAAAGCTTTCAGTACCTGCACACCTCAACTTTTTTCCCTGCTGAATTTTtcttttggggctttttttgaAATAGTACAGAGCAGGTTTAATATGAACTATTTACCCAATATGTTGCGCATTTTTCTGTCATTATACTGGCTTACATGTCAACCACTCATCAACCCTTTACTGTATGgactgaaaatgtcaaaaatacgCATTGTATGTAGACGTCTGCTCTTTGGGGGGAAAAGGTAA